A region from the Clostridia bacterium genome encodes:
- a CDS encoding transposase: MPRKPREKSGTGIYHIMMRGINKQTIFEDDEDRSVFLERLETCKQKSQYKLYGYCLMSNHVHLLMRETKEPISSAIKRICGSYVYWYNDKYARCGHLFQERFKSEPVEDDAYFLVVLRYIHQNPLKAGLAKTVSESPWTSYHEYVRGSSRIVDIDFGLDLFSQDRTQALKQFVAFMNEQNDDQCLDLSERVKVSDEEVRDYMRKLGVVNAGMLQHMDREARNYILARLLELEGVSIRQLSRITGIPKSVIARVSSWEHLDGRKSTEG, encoded by the coding sequence ATGCCGAGAAAGCCCCGGGAGAAAAGCGGCACCGGCATATACCACATAATGATGCGCGGAATAAACAAACAGACCATTTTTGAAGACGATGAGGACCGTTCGGTTTTCTTGGAAAGATTAGAGACTTGCAAGCAGAAAAGCCAGTACAAACTTTACGGCTATTGCTTAATGAGCAACCATGTCCATCTGTTGATGCGTGAGACGAAGGAACCGATTTCTTCTGCCATAAAAAGGATTTGTGGTAGCTACGTTTACTGGTACAATGACAAATATGCTCGCTGCGGGCACTTGTTTCAAGAAAGATTCAAAAGTGAGCCGGTGGAGGACGACGCCTATTTCTTGGTTGTGCTCCGGTACATCCACCAGAATCCCCTGAAAGCGGGTTTAGCAAAAACTGTTTCCGAAAGCCCATGGACCAGCTATCACGAGTATGTCCGCGGCTCATCGAGAATAGTGGATATTGATTTTGGCCTCGATTTGTTCTCTCAGGACAGAACGCAAGCCTTAAAGCAGTTTGTGGCTTTTATGAATGAGCAGAACGACGATCAATGCTTGGACTTATCTGAAAGAGTAAAGGTATCGGATGAAGAGGTCCGGGATTATATGCGCAAACTAGGAGTAGTGAATGCAGGAATGCTGCAGCACATGGACCGGGAGGCAAGAAATTATATTTTGGCGCGGCTCCTTGAACTGGAAGGTGTGAGCATAAGGCAACTGTCACGTATCACCGGGATCCCGAAGAGTGTTATTGCTCGCGTATCCTCGTGGGAACACCTAGATGGCCGCAAGAGCACAGAGGGATAA